One genomic segment of Candidatus Coatesbacteria bacterium includes these proteins:
- a CDS encoding transketolase, with amino-acid sequence MPEFPFPDPAYADNAKVEELARLLRCEIVCMTHRAGSGHPGGSLSAVEIIALLYTQVMRHDPAAPEHPERDCFVLSKGHACPVLYAMLAHAGYFPPRELCSLRKIDHLLQGHPSVHIPGVDASTGSLGQGLSIANGLALASRLDGSSRRVYCMLGDGELDEGQVWEAAMTAAHYRLNNLTAIVDRNGLQIDGDTEEVMALEPLDEKWESFGFEVLECDGHSLPKLREAFAAAENSERPVCLIAHTHKGQGVSFMEDVAGWHGKAPDEELFRKAIHELAGCEPYEERCCLKYLQSSAKGGGAE; translated from the coding sequence TTGCCCGAGTTCCCCTTTCCCGATCCCGCCTACGCCGACAACGCCAAGGTCGAGGAGCTGGCCCGCCTGTTGCGCTGCGAGATCGTCTGCATGACGCACCGCGCGGGTTCCGGACACCCGGGCGGTTCCCTGTCGGCCGTCGAGATCATCGCTCTGCTCTACACCCAGGTCATGCGTCACGATCCGGCCGCCCCGGAGCATCCGGAGCGCGACTGCTTCGTCCTCTCCAAGGGCCACGCCTGTCCGGTGCTCTACGCCATGCTGGCCCACGCGGGTTACTTCCCGCCCCGGGAGCTCTGCAGCCTGCGCAAGATCGATCACCTGCTGCAGGGTCACCCTTCGGTGCACATCCCCGGCGTCGACGCCAGCACCGGCTCCCTGGGCCAGGGGCTGTCGATCGCCAACGGCCTGGCCCTGGCGTCCAGGCTCGACGGCTCATCCCGCCGGGTCTACTGCATGCTGGGCGACGGTGAGCTCGACGAGGGTCAGGTCTGGGAGGCGGCGATGACGGCGGCCCACTACAGGCTCAACAACCTGACGGCCATCGTCGACCGCAACGGGTTGCAGATCGACGGCGACACCGAGGAGGTGATGGCCCTCGAGCCCCTGGACGAGAAGTGGGAGTCCTTCGGCTTCGAGGTCCTGGAGTGCGACGGCCACAGCCTGCCCAAGCTGCGCGAGGCCTTCGCCGCGGCGGAAAACAGCGAACGGCCGGTCTGCCTGATCGCCCACACCCACAAGGGCCAGGGGGTCAGCTTCATGGAGGACGTCGCCGGCTGGCACGGCAAGGCCCCCGATGAGGAGCTGTTCCGCAAGGCCATTCACGAGCTGGCCGGCTGCGAGCCCTACGAGGAGCGCTGCTGCCTGAAATACCTGCAATCCTCGGCGAAGGGGGGTGGGGCCGAATGA
- a CDS encoding DUF1295 domain-containing protein — protein MLERLRSDRSLSLLYIGLAYLLAGAAARLTAGAAAELHPLWRLALADLTATLVVFVFSVVADNSSVYDPYWSLLPIAAVLWWTLEHPGADPLRRWLVVGLVALWGLRLTANWLRRWRGLGDEDWRYRDIRAFSARCYWPVSLGAIHLLPTVVVFTALVPLYPVLTSSRPCGILDAVAALVTLGAVVLETVADEQLRRHLADEDAAGLLTDGLWGWVRHPNYTGEVAFWWGLWLFVPAAAPTAWWWTLPGPLLMTALFVFVSVPLKDRRMLGRYPQYRQHRRRLPALFNLPRSG, from the coding sequence ATGCTCGAACGCTTGCGCTCCGATCGCAGCCTCAGCTTGCTCTATATCGGTCTGGCCTATCTGCTCGCGGGGGCCGCGGCCCGGCTCACCGCCGGGGCCGCCGCCGAACTGCACCCCCTCTGGCGGCTGGCCCTGGCCGACCTGACCGCCACCCTCGTCGTTTTTGTATTCAGTGTCGTCGCCGACAACTCCAGTGTCTACGATCCCTACTGGAGCCTGCTGCCGATCGCCGCGGTCCTCTGGTGGACTCTGGAGCACCCGGGGGCCGACCCCCTGCGCCGCTGGCTCGTTGTCGGTCTGGTCGCCCTCTGGGGCCTGCGGCTGACGGCCAACTGGCTGCGCCGCTGGCGGGGCCTGGGCGACGAGGACTGGCGCTACCGGGACATTCGCGCCTTCAGCGCCCGTTGCTACTGGCCGGTCTCGCTGGGGGCTATCCACCTGTTGCCCACCGTGGTGGTCTTCACCGCCCTGGTTCCTCTATACCCCGTACTGACGTCCAGCCGTCCCTGCGGTATTCTCGACGCCGTCGCCGCCCTGGTCACCCTGGGGGCCGTCGTGCTGGAGACCGTCGCCGACGAGCAGTTGCGGCGTCACCTTGCCGACGAAGACGCCGCTGGTCTACTGACCGACGGGCTCTGGGGCTGGGTGCGCCATCCCAATTACACCGGCGAGGTCGCCTTCTGGTGGGGACTGTGGCTGTTCGTCCCGGCGGCGGCGCCGACGGCCTGGTGGTGGACCCTCCCCGGACCGCTGCTCATGACCGCCCTGTTCGTCTTCGTCAGCGTTCCGCTCAAGGATCGGCGGATGCTCGGCCGCTATCCTCAATACAGACAACACCGCCGGCGCCTGCCGGCTCTGTTCAACCTGCCGCGCTCGGGCTGA
- the ispG gene encoding flavodoxin-dependent (E)-4-hydroxy-3-methylbut-2-enyl-diphosphate synthase, with protein sequence MAERTLREGTRRIVLGGLPIGGGAPVSVQSMTNTPTHELAATLEQIERLAAVGCELVRVAVPDRRAARALPELVSVCPLPLVADIHFSAELALAAVDAGVDGLRLNPGNLRDAGEIRRVAAAAEGAGIPIRVGVNAGSLDTELEARHGGPTAAAMVESALGEVKLLEDAGLRQIKISAKASDVRLTIAAYRLLAEGTDHPLHLGVTEAGARTAGLVKSALGIGALLLEGLGDTIRVSLTADPVDEVRAAWHILGACGLRRRGVEIISCPTCGRCAYDLEGLVVEMERRLADIEQPLTVAVMGCVVNGPGEARHADAGVAGGRERGDLFLRGEIVEKNVPAAELAERFEALVRSLLE encoded by the coding sequence ATGGCCGAACGAACGCTACGCGAGGGTACCCGGCGCATCGTCCTCGGCGGTCTGCCCATCGGCGGCGGGGCGCCGGTCAGCGTGCAGTCGATGACCAACACCCCGACCCACGAGCTGGCCGCCACGCTGGAGCAGATCGAGCGTCTGGCCGCCGTCGGCTGCGAGCTGGTCCGCGTCGCCGTGCCCGACCGCCGGGCGGCCCGGGCCCTGCCCGAACTCGTCAGCGTCTGTCCCCTGCCCCTGGTGGCCGACATCCACTTCTCCGCCGAGTTGGCCCTGGCCGCCGTCGACGCCGGTGTCGACGGACTGCGGCTCAACCCGGGCAACCTGCGCGACGCGGGCGAGATCCGCCGGGTGGCCGCCGCCGCCGAGGGCGCCGGCATCCCGATCCGCGTCGGTGTCAACGCCGGCTCCCTCGATACGGAACTCGAGGCCCGCCATGGCGGACCGACGGCCGCCGCGATGGTCGAGAGCGCCCTGGGAGAAGTGAAATTGCTGGAAGACGCGGGATTGCGCCAGATAAAAATCAGCGCCAAGGCCTCCGACGTCCGGCTGACCATCGCCGCCTACCGCCTGCTGGCCGAAGGGACGGACCACCCCCTGCACCTCGGCGTCACCGAAGCCGGGGCCCGCACCGCCGGACTGGTCAAGAGCGCCCTGGGCATCGGCGCCCTGCTGCTCGAGGGCCTGGGCGACACCATCCGGGTCAGCCTGACCGCAGACCCGGTCGACGAGGTCCGCGCCGCCTGGCACATCCTGGGCGCCTGCGGCCTGCGCCGGCGCGGCGTCGAGATCATCAGCTGCCCGACCTGCGGCCGCTGCGCCTACGACCTCGAGGGCCTGGTGGTCGAGATGGAGCGCCGCCTGGCCGACATCGAGCAGCCCCTGACCGTGGCGGTGATGGGCTGCGTGGTCAACGGTCCCGGCGAGGCCCGTCACGCCGACGCCGGGGTGGCCGGCGGCCGGGAACGCGGCGACCTGTTCCTGCGCGGCGAGATCGTCGAGAAGAACGTCCCGGCCGCCGAGCTGGCCGAGCGTTTCGAGGCTCTGGTGCGCAGTCTGCTGGAGTGA
- the hslV gene encoding ATP-dependent protease subunit HslV: protein MDNLRATTVLCVRRGERVALAGDGQVTFNDTVLKGGAVKVRTLNKGRVLAGFAGGVADALTLFEKFETMITDYPGSLAKAAFELAKQWRTDKYLRRLEALLLVADREETLLVSGSGEVIKPDGPTAAVGSGAGYARAAARALLEHTDLDAVAVAEKSLRIAADICIYTNDHITVLELEA, encoded by the coding sequence ATGGACAACCTCCGCGCCACCACCGTACTGTGCGTCCGCCGCGGCGAGCGGGTGGCCCTGGCCGGCGACGGCCAGGTGACCTTCAACGACACCGTGCTCAAGGGTGGCGCCGTCAAGGTGCGCACCCTCAACAAGGGTCGCGTGCTGGCCGGTTTCGCCGGCGGCGTGGCCGACGCTTTGACCCTGTTCGAGAAGTTCGAGACCATGATCACCGACTATCCGGGCAGCCTGGCCAAGGCGGCCTTCGAGCTGGCCAAGCAGTGGCGTACGGACAAATACCTGCGACGGCTGGAGGCCCTGCTGTTGGTGGCCGATCGTGAGGAGACCCTCCTCGTCTCCGGCTCCGGCGAGGTCATCAAGCCCGATGGCCCGACGGCGGCGGTGGGCTCCGGCGCCGGTTACGCCCGGGCCGCGGCCCGCGCCCTCCTCGAACACACCGACCTCGACGCCGTCGCGGTGGCGGAAAAGTCCCTGCGGATCGCCGCCGACATCTGCATCTACACCAACGACCACATCACCGTGCTGGAGCTGGAGGCCTGA
- a CDS encoding transketolase family protein — MQLRPLGEAADKNTWRACKKAYGAALLDLAQERPAVVCLDADLANSTEGKRIRDAEDRSVSRRFFDVGISEQDLVGTAAGLALAGKLPYANSFGVFLSGRAWDQIRVSVCYPNLKVRFGGPYGGITVGPDGSTHFAISDIALLRSLPNLSLVSAADAAQVGPILRGTVDVDGPVYIRMGRVPQPVVTTERTPFVHGRIDAYRAGGDLAVFATGHMVYYALRAAEIVKKLHGVEAAVLNVSTIKPLDVETVIDFAERCGRVATVEEHNIYGGLGGAVAEVLAEHAPTPQKIIGVRDVFAESGEPDELLKKYGLDTKGVAKQLCAFLEVPYQEGFYEAD; from the coding sequence ATGCAGTTGCGGCCCCTTGGGGAAGCCGCCGACAAGAATACCTGGCGGGCCTGCAAGAAGGCCTACGGCGCGGCGCTGCTCGATCTGGCCCAAGAACGGCCCGCGGTCGTCTGCCTGGACGCCGATCTGGCCAACTCCACCGAGGGCAAGCGCATCCGCGACGCCGAAGACCGGTCGGTGTCCCGGCGCTTCTTCGACGTCGGCATCAGCGAGCAGGACCTGGTGGGCACGGCGGCCGGGCTGGCCCTGGCGGGCAAGCTGCCCTACGCCAACAGCTTCGGGGTTTTCCTCTCCGGGCGGGCCTGGGATCAGATCCGGGTCAGCGTCTGCTATCCCAACCTCAAGGTCCGCTTCGGCGGCCCCTACGGCGGGATCACCGTCGGGCCCGACGGCTCGACCCACTTTGCCATCTCCGACATCGCCCTGTTGCGCAGTCTGCCCAACCTGAGCCTGGTCAGCGCCGCCGACGCCGCCCAGGTCGGGCCGATCCTCCGCGGCACCGTCGATGTCGACGGTCCGGTCTACATCCGCATGGGCCGGGTGCCCCAGCCCGTGGTGACCACGGAGCGCACCCCCTTCGTCCACGGCCGCATCGACGCCTACCGCGCAGGGGGCGACCTGGCTGTCTTCGCCACCGGGCACATGGTCTACTACGCCCTGCGGGCCGCCGAGATCGTCAAGAAGCTCCACGGCGTGGAGGCCGCCGTGCTCAACGTCTCGACGATCAAGCCCCTGGACGTGGAGACCGTTATCGACTTCGCCGAGCGCTGCGGCCGAGTGGCCACCGTCGAGGAGCACAACATCTACGGCGGTCTGGGCGGCGCCGTGGCCGAGGTGCTGGCCGAGCACGCCCCCACGCCGCAGAAGATCATCGGCGTGCGCGACGTCTTCGCCGAGTCCGGCGAGCCCGACGAGCTGCTGAAAAAATACGGCCTGGATACGAAAGGGGTGGCCAAGCAGCTCTGCGCCTTCCTCGAGGTGCCCTATCAGGAGGGCTTCTACGAGGCCGATTAG